The Raphanus sativus cultivar WK10039 chromosome 6, ASM80110v3, whole genome shotgun sequence sequence GGATAAAACACCAAGACTAATCCACTAAACCAAACTCCACGAAATAAAGGAAATGATTTAGATAAGGAAAACTTGAAAAGAACCCGCAAAACGATGAAGGGTTAGAGCTAGATCTGGATCGAACATGTGTAGCCAAAACCAAGCCACAGCCATAACTGCATATACCACCTTCAGAAACGACATCAGCATACAATGGACCCATGGAAAGAGCAACAAACCACTCCAAGCCGCAGGTTCTCAAGCTCCCCAACCACCAAATCTTCACCAAAGTAGAAAACGAAAAAATgcagaacaaagacaaagagaatcAACGACAGATCTGACCGACGGTGGCGCTAACGGAGCCGCCACGCGCCGGTCACCGGAGCTGCTACTGGTTTTGAAGGTGAAGGAGGCGGAGAGAAACTATCGCAAGGAGAGAGAAAACTTGTATATAATTAGTGCAACTCACgacttttaaaaagaaatttgatGTTAGACCATAAAAGCATTTTAttggaaaaatatatatttaattttgggtatttttaatattatgaaaagattatatcaatttttttatatttaggtGTACGAATTTTATGATTGAGATATACTACTATTAAGTACTACAATTTGTTTTGTGACAAATTACTATAATGATAACAGGAACatccctatatactaaagcgcAAATCGTCTGATAAATCAGAGACTGCCATGtggaaaatattagaaaatagttaaaaaCAATTGACATGTGGCAagcaaaattatttttgatcaaacaaacttatttttaaaaaatattttcgatcagtttttcaaaaaaaaaatccaaatatctacGTTCCTGAATTTTCTCCCATTATCACACCACGTTCAATGATATGATCACaatttaaaactgtttttgatCTCTTAAAAATCtcgatttttcttcttctcccattttttttttgagcaacctTCTTCTCCCATCAtgcttcatatttttttttctctctattcAAATCTTCTATTGATGCAAAAAGACTccacaaaaataataatctcttaattatttattaaaactgaagtacaaattaaaaCTAACCCTTAAACTTGCACAATATTTACAGTTCTATGCCActgaattaattaataaatctaatgttaatatttattatattttccttatttaattaaaattaaaactactaTTTCCTATAATCTAGGTAAccaataaatttacaatatctTGATACTCTATGCaatcaattaaatataaattttcgtTAACACAACCATTAACAAACAACCAttcacaaataatataaatttgtaagtatattattttatttatatttcatataactAATCCCAATGAAAATTGAATATGTTAAATGCTGAAGAATATAAATTAAGTATATAGcaccaaattttaaatagtatatataacatttttatgatgcatttaaattttggtccatgaaaaaatatataaagtatatttgTGCGGTTGGgcatgtcatattttaaaaatcttaatgaAACGGTTGAcgattcaaaactaaaataaatttattcaatataaattataaaatattgtatttaaatttttcatattaaaaatgtttaataaatttaaattataaaatacatactaacatttatataaaaatcaatatttatttataaatatgtgaaaAAACACACGACTTTTAAACAAAACGCCTCAATACCACTAAAATAGtagttttactctttttaattattcagttaaatataataatatgcaGCTAGCAATATGGTCTTTCGGATATTCGTTCAAGTATGAATCATTTTTTcagatattatatttttgagttttttaaaTTAGGTTTCGTTCgagtattataaattttttggtGATTTTTGAATTGGATCTTTCTAGTCCAAGTGAATTCAATTATGATGTATTGGAACTTAACAATAtccaaataactaatatatgtaaaatttcaaatatttttaccaaaaataattatattacccAATtcgattcagatattttttatttaaactaaaataacctaaaaattattaaatgacCAAAAGTAATCATATTATCCGTTTTGGTTTGAATTCGATTATGATGTATAAGaacctaaaatattcaaattccCAATATACATTCAGTTATATAATaacacatctaaaatatatgatatcaattataaaaaacaaatatcagttttaaaaaaatcaaaattaaaacccGCACGGATGTGCGGGTTAAGCTCTAGTTTTATAACAAAGCACAAGATCAATTGAAAGATACAAAAGTTACGCTGCTTATTCGTAAGAAGTACATAGTTGAGGGGGTACAATTGAAATCTCGTTTTGATTGAATCAACGACGGATGTAAATCGAAGAAGAGCGACCAGGACTGCAACCGTGACGAGCACTCGTCTCTTCTCCTCCGTACCGGACATGGCTGAGACGCTCTGGATCCCGAGGCTTCTTCTCATCACTCTCGTCGTCCTCATCCCCTTCCGAGTTCACTCTCAGTGCGAGTTCAGATTTAGTCGACGCAACAAGGTCTTTGATTTCAATTTAGCATCTTCGATTAAGAATCACCCTCACGGTGCTCTCAGCGAAGATGGGTACTTTCTCTTTTCCCGTTTCGTAATATCCTCATTCAGTTTCAGCTCCATCTCGTGTACATGTAGATGAGTAGAAAGTTACAATCAAGTGTTGTACTTTCTCTTCCTTGTGTGTTTGCTTTCTACTAAAACGCAAGTTTAattggatgatgatgataggtTTTATAGAGTGGAAGCGAACAGTACCGTGCTATGGTTTCAGGTTGTCTTCTTCATCAGGTTTACACTTTGGTTTCTGCATCATTTACTTACTACAAGGGAAATGAATAGATAGGTTTAACGGAACTgttgaagaagaaggagacacGATCTTGTTTAGGAAAGTCCGTGACTTTAGGTCGTTGCTATACTGAACTTTGTGTGTTTACACTAGAGACCAGTGTGATTTATGGTTGTTACCTTTGTTCTTGTGGTGTGGAGCAGCTTTGTGACATGCTTATTTTCAATCATGATTCTCCTCGATGTGTTGGTTGCCAAGTAAGTTTTTTGGTCACTTCCCGTTGTTTTGATCGATCTTTCAACaaggaagaaagagagagagatagtttGAAAATCTCAATCAGTCTCTACGACTTTCCTTTTTTCCTCACTTAGGATTGTGGAGGTCCGTCACACTGTGGAACATCGTGTAGTGCACTCCTCTCAGAAAATGTaagaggtaaaaaaaaaaaaaactacagcATGTGATTCTAATGAATATCTTATGAGGCTCTGAGTAGAAAAATTTGATAAGGTGTAAGATATTTCATACAATGCGATTCTTTTTTGATTTTCTGCTCTATCATTTTGCAGGATATGACGTATGCAGTTCCCTTGGGCATCCCTCAAGCTCAAAAGTTGATATTATTGGTAAgatttaatattatgttttgtgTCAACATATATAAGAGTTGAGACGAagctttttattgttttttttctcccaACATTTTTTCATGCAAAACAATAATGTGGCAATACTGTctcagagttttttttttttttttttttttgaattaacaGAGATTTTTGTTTCGATTAACTGTAGATAAAGAAGATCCTGGCAAAGGCGTCATTGTTAAGATGTTAGGTGGAAGTGGTAACCCAAATTGCTCACTTTCCGTTTCTGTTATCTGCCAGAAATATAAAGTTGACGTAAGGATTTGTATTAGTAAAAGTCAAATTGATTCTAGCAGTTTAAATTCCTCAATTCACCCTTTTTCTATTTCTCAGGGACCACTCACTCTAACGAAATCTGGTGTCTGTCATTATGTGAGTGTCCAGTAACTCATGTATTTGCTCTTTTTTACTATAGCTTAAATAAGCATATCTCATAAGAAATTAGGATAAAAGCTTCAAAGCTCTCTTACTTCATTGAGAGCAGGAAACTAATGGAACTTCTATTGTCTCCTTAAAATGCTGAATTCTTCTATTCCCTGAAATCTTGAGTTTTATTACGATCTCTATATCTTTATTTGTAAGAAGTGTGGACTCTGGCTAGTTATGGAAATGCTGATTTTATGGTATTGTTGTAGCCACTGGAAAGACATATGAAATGAGTAAGAGAGCATTCGAAGCTTAATCTGCATTGTCAGAGAGAGTGAATTGTAGAATTATGTAGGAGTCAAAACAAATATTGTTGAAGAAAGTAATGGCATGACAAGTAGTTAACTTAAGACCTTGATTTCTGTTTTGGCAAGTCATTGACTTATCTTTTCACACTAGAGTTGTTTAAGTATGAAACTGAAGATATTATCTTGTTTCTCTCATTCATGTTGGGATCTTGTTTCACTGGCAGGCTACGGAGATGCGACATCCTTCTGGTTGTGCAGTAGCTATATCTGGCCATGGTAGTGGATGGGGCTGGTTTGGTACCTTACTAATCATGTGAGCACATCATTTTTTTCTGGCGTGGCTATTGGAATATGTTTAGGTATTATAAGAATTTGATGTAATtgttctgttctttttttttcagcatCTTATGTTTATTTGGAGCTTATCTGCTGGGTGGTTCCTTATATCGGTATTTCTCCCTTGGAATTCGTGGCATAGAAGTATGGTTTTCACTAACTTCCTTACATATgtcacttttttttcttctcatatACTGATTCTATCAAAACTGAAATGTACATACAGGTAATCCCAAATTCTGATTTCTGGGTCACTGTACCTCACAGAATACAGGTATCGTTCTGTGTTTCTATATACTCTCTACTTGTTGTATTTTAAATCTAAGAATTTACAATGCAATAGGTTTACTGTGTTTCTCATCGTCGTGCAGAGCTGTTTTGGTTCACTATTTCAGAGATTTGGGGGTTCAAGTCATGGCCACCAACAAGCCTCCTATTCGCGGGTCAACTAGTGAGCAGTCACCTGAGTCCTCTATGACACAACAAATCTTCGAAGTTGTTTGCATTGGATCTCTTAAGAAACAGAAgaatctttgtttgtttgttttgatatGCTAACTGATCAaatggtaaatttttttttgttaactaacGATCACCTTTCCTACTTTATTTGTTGAAAACCGGTCCAAACCAAAACCAACTGAggtcgtgacaaaaaaaaaaaaaaaaaaaaaaaaaaaaaaaaccaaaaccaactGAGGAGaagaaacttttttctttttgcgtACAACCAGCGATCTTAAGAAAGTCTCAGGACGGACATCGATAACCGTCGATTTAAACCGGTTAACATTTTAAGATAAAAGCCGGTTAACATTTTAAGACAAAACCATCGATATAACCATATCATTTTTACACTAGACCACTAGCCTTGCCTTGCTTGTCTTCTTACAGTAAcatttcttttgcttcttcttcatatcTCCGCTTACAAACCCAGCGATTAAGCACTTTTATACCTCATCTACTCTGTTTTCAGTGGATGCATCCCAAACGAGGTAGCGCCTCATCTTTTTTCTACTTACTACACTACTGATTCTATTCTCTCTAACAAAGGGTTTATTGATTCAAAGTTTCCTCCTTTGGTTACTTTGCTGTTACATTTTTCATGCTTTACTTGAATAAAGCTTTCAGCTTTTTAGCTTTTTAGtgtgcagagagagagagagagaagatggaTGGTGTTAGCAATCTACCAGACGAGGTTCTTTGTCAGATACTCTCTTTCCTCACCACAAAGGAAGTTGCTTTGACATCGATTCTCGCCAAGAGGTGGCGCAACCTTCTTGCATTCGTCCCTTCTCTCACCATCAACGACTCTGAGTTCCTGCATCCTGAAGAGGGTAAACAGGACAGGCAAGAAATTATACAGAGCTTCACAGACTTTGTGGATAGTGTTTTGAAGCTGCAGGGTAACTCCTCTCCACTGAATAAACTATCCCTCAAGTGTGTTACCGTGGCTGACAAATATCGTTTGGATGGTTGGATTAGCAATGCGTTAGGTCGTGGTGTCTCGGACCTTGCTCTAAAAATCATTATTGATGACAAAGTGGATAACTATCAGCTGTCTCCAAAATGCTTCGAGTGCTGCAGCACACTGGTTAGGCTGAAAATAGCCCGTGGGATTGATATTTCTTtggttggtggtggtggtggagttTCCTTACCGTTGCTCAAAACTCTAGTTCTTGACTCGGTTTGGGTCCGTTCTAAACAGTTTGAGGCTCTGCTTCACGCTCTGCCTTCCCTTGAGGAGCTGCTTCTGTCTAATGTAACGTGGAGAGATGGCGAAGTCACAGTGTCAAGTGCAAGCCTCAAGACTCTAACAATAAAGTCAAGCGATTGGTTAAGCACCTTATCATTCGATACACCGAGTCTCCTTCGCTTCAAGTATTCTGGTAGTATTGTAACGAACTTTAAAGTGGTAGTTGATATGGGAGACTTGGTTGATGCTCAAATCTTCTTCGACGAAAGTCACAACTCTATCATGCAACTCAGAGAACCAGATGATGAATTGTTTCTCTACCAAAAAGCTATTGAATATACCAGTGTGTGGAACCTCTTTCATGGCATACGAAATGTTCAGAATCTTTACTTGTTTCCTACTACTCTTGAGGTCAGTTTTctgtgctctctctctctctctctcttggtatatgattatgttttaaaaatgctGTCTTGCTTTCAGTTGCTTTTTACTTGCTCTAAGTCGTTCTATCGGAAGTTGCCAGGGTTCAAAAACCTCAAATCATTAGCTGTTAAGAGTGACAAGGATTGCGGATGGCAAGCAATGCCATTACTTCTACGGAAATGTCCACGTTTAGAAACTCTAGTCCTTGAGGTAAAACAAGAACAACTAACATTGTCTTATACTTTGAATGCTGTCTTATAGTTTTCTCCTTGGTGCCTTTTAGGGTCTCATGCACGATGTGACGTCTATGTGCGGGGATTTTTGTGACTGCATTCCTAGGGAGCGCAAAGGATGTTCACTCGGATGTTGTCGAGTAAAACTGATGAAGATTTACGGGTTTCGAGGAACGGTGAAAGAGATGTCAATGATAAAGCATTTCTTGTACTATTTGCCGCCATGTTTGGAGGAGATGAGGGTCTATGTTGAAGAGAATAATAGTCCTACAACAGAGCTAGAAAACCGTGAAGTTTATAAAAGCGTCTTGGAGATGTTCCAACTCTGCAGCAAGCGGTCGAGATGCAATGTCAAACTCATGGGGCTGAAAAGCAAAACCATCTCCTAGTATTTTTTGTCTGCAGTTTTAAGTTTGTAAAAACTGAACCAATCTCAAAGACTGTAGTTTCTTCTTGCTTGCTTGCTTGTTTTCTGAATCATTTGCTATCGATGTCTTGTTTTCATTTGATTCTGTAACATGTGTTTGCTATGAGTTTGTTCTTGTAGttaattgtcttttttttttataacagaGTGACAATAAGTTAGCTACCATCAGAGTGAGAACCTTGGATTTGCATGTTTTTGGACTAGTCTTTCTAGAGTCGGTTCTGCTAGGACTGGACCGGTTCAGTCCGCATAACATCTTTTGCCATCTAATGTAGAATTTAGACAAACATCTGCTTACTGGGGGTGAAGATTGTGAACATAGAAGAACATTGAGAACCAACTACTTGAGCTTGAAATCCCAACAAATTCTCAACTAATTTCACTCTTCATTTCATATTGGGCTCTCTACCACTACAGATATGTATTTAAactcaattttgttttgtattgttTTCTAAGTAACATAAGACTAAAGTGAAAAGACAATGATATGTCATCTTTACAAGTCCATCATATAAATGAAACACCTCAAAGACACTTAGCTTTGAAGCCAAGTGAAGTTACACTTTCCTCAACCTCTATCAATCATCATCTCATCAAATTattgttagttttgtatttagGAACCCAATTACTAAATATCAAACCGACACTTACATTTTTTGCTTGTTAGAGGATACAAACATGAACTTAAAAGCACACGAACGTATGaattattatacattaaaaaCCTTGTTAATTTTGTCATTAGCAGATTAATGAACTATAATCTTACTACGAAATCAAATCATTAGTTAGGAGGCAAGACAACCACTCTGTTGCGTCAACATTTACCTACTCATCACCCTTTTaagtattataattattttgctATTTCACAAATTTTCATCACCAAATATAAGCATAACCATATTATAAACTACCTAATCCTTGTACAATACTCATCTTTTGGCATCCTCTTTCCAAATATTATTTGCAGGTTGAGTGGAATGAGATCATCAAGAACCCAAAGTGttcatttcttaattttcttaTCTTCTCTTTTCCTAATACTAATTGTCACATTTTGAGTACTCTAATTACATTTAAAGACGCTCTACTATTCTCACTCTTTCCCAATCCTAAAACATGAAACCTTCATCACCAATGTCATTCacttcttcttcactttctcCTTCACTTCCAAGAAAAACCCGTCTCTCTCCTTACCTCTTCACACTCTTAACATTCATCCTCTTTGTATGTGTTCTCTATGGTGAAGACTTCATGTGCATCTTTAGCCAGCTTGAGCCCACTTTTGTCCTCCAACCTTCTCCAACACCGGGTAACAAGAAAGCAGAGAAGCTTGCATTTGCTATTGGTAAAACAGAGGAAAGCTGTGACGTGTTTAGTGGGAAGTGGGTGAGAGATGAAGTTTCCCGACCACAGTACGAGGAATGGGAGTGTCCGTACATCCAACCTCAGCTTACGTGTCAAGAACGCGGCCGTCCCGAAAAAGATTACCAGTTCTGGCGGTGGCAACCTAATCACTGCGATCTTCCCTCGTAAGCTCTTTTCCCTCTATATcactctgtttcctctgttttgacGTGTtgctctgtttcctctgtttcataGTTTCAACGCCACGTTGATGTTGGAAACACTGAGAGGGAAGAGGATGATGTACGTAGGAGACTCGTTAAACCGTGGAATGTTTGTATCAATGATCTGTCTTCTTCATCGTGTCATCCCTGATgatcaaaaatcaattaaaacttCTGGTTCCCTCACTGTCTTCACCGCCAAGGTAACTCCATCTACTTAAACTAGGGTTTATTCTATGTATGGGAATATTTTTGACCTAGTTTAGGGTTTGTTATCTCTATCTGCAGGAATATAACGCGACGATAGAGTTCTATTGGGCACCGTTTCTTCTAGAATCCAACTCAGATGATGCAATTGTCCATAGAGTATCAGATAGGGTTGTGAGGAAAGGGTCAATCAACAAGCATGGTCGTCACTGGAAAAACGTTGATATAATCGTCTTCAATACTTATCTATGGTGGATGACTGGCTTGAAGATGAAAATATTGTAACCATTTTTAATATCACAAGAACTCATATAACTATAAGGACATCAATCATATTTGAATGGCTTCTGATGTTGgtttgtgtatgtatatataggcAAGGATCTTTTGAAGATAAAGAGAAGGTTATCACAGAGGTTTCTACTGAAGATGCGTATAGGATGGGGATGAAGAGTATGTTGAGATGGGTGAAGAACAATATGGATCGTAAGAAAACTAGGGTTTTCTTCACAAGCATGTCTCCAACTCATGCCAAGTTAGTGACTTTGACCGGTTTAATAAAGGAATATAACGCATAAATAGATACCAATGAGTGATAAATCCAGctttattaaatatgtttagCTATAATTCTCACGAACTGCttaattatatttactaaagtgtcaaaaaaatattgtttcttcCTCAGCAAGAAACCAATTGGTTTGggtttttgttgattttcttttgttctggTTTTACGATTGTTTCAGGGGCATAGATTGGGGAGGTGAACCGGGACAGAACTGCTATAATCAGACAACACTCATAGAAGATCCAAACTACTGGGGATCAGATTGTCGGAAAAGCATAATGAAAGTGATTGGAGAAGTATTTGGGAGATCGAAAACACCGATAACGTTACTCAACATAACGCAGATGTCAAACTATAGAAAAGATGCGCACACTTCCATATACAAGAAGCAGTGGAGTCCACTTACGTCGGAACAGCTAGAGAATCCTACAAGCTATGCGGATTGTGTGCACTGGTGCTTGCCTGGCCTTCAAGACACTTGGAATGAGCTTCTCTTTGCTAAACTTTTCTATCCTTGAGAAGCAAGAAAATATGTCCTACGTTTGAAGTCAGATACCGTTTTCGTCTTTTTGTGTGGAAAGAGGCCTTcgagaaattgtaaaatgtagtCACTGAATTTATATAGACTCGTTGTGGTTATAAGGCAAAAGGGTATTGACTCGATGTTCATGCATTAGGAgataactttgttttttttttctacgtTACATCAG is a genomic window containing:
- the LOC108829581 gene encoding protein trichome birefringence-like 33, translating into MKPSSPMSFTSSSLSPSLPRKTRLSPYLFTLLTFILFVCVLYGEDFMCIFSQLEPTFVLQPSPTPGNKKAEKLAFAIGKTEESCDVFSGKWVRDEVSRPQYEEWECPYIQPQLTCQERGRPEKDYQFWRWQPNHCDLPSFNATLMLETLRGKRMMYVGDSLNRGMFVSMICLLHRVIPDDQKSIKTSGSLTVFTAKEYNATIEFYWAPFLLESNSDDAIVHRVSDRVVRKGSINKHGRHWKNVDIIVFNTYLWWMTGLKMKILQGSFEDKEKVITEVSTEDAYRMGMKSMLRWVKNNMDRKKTRVFFTSMSPTHAKGIDWGGEPGQNCYNQTTLIEDPNYWGSDCRKSIMKVIGEVFGRSKTPITLLNITQMSNYRKDAHTSIYKKQWSPLTSEQLENPTSYADCVHWCLPGLQDTWNELLFAKLFYP
- the LOC108829575 gene encoding putative F-box protein At3g58820 isoform X2, with the translated sequence MDGVSNLPDEVLCQILSFLTTKEVALTSILAKRWRNLLAFVPSLTINDSEFLHPEEGKQDRQEIIQSFTDFVDSVLKLQGNSSPLNKLSLKCVTVADKYRLDGWISNALGRGVSDLALKIIIDDKVDNYQLSPKCFECCSTLVRLKIARGIDISLVGGGGGVSLPLLKTLVLDSVWVRSKQFEALLHALPSLEELLLSNVTWRDGEVTVSSASLKTLTIKSSDWLSTLSFDTPSLLRFKYSGSIVTNFKVVVDMGDLVDAQIFFDESHNSIMQLREPDDELFLYQKAIEYTSVWNLFHGIRNVQNLYLFPTTLELLFTCSKSFYRKLPGFKNLKSLAVKSDKDCGWQAMPLLLRKCPRLETLVLEGLMHDVTSMCGDFCDCIPRERKGCSLGCCRVKLMKIYGFRGTVKEMSMIKHFLYYLPPCLEEMRVYVEENNSPTTELENREVYKSVLEMFQLCSKRSRCNVKLMGLKSKTIS
- the LOC108829575 gene encoding putative F-box protein At3g58820 isoform X1, encoding MHPKREREREKMDGVSNLPDEVLCQILSFLTTKEVALTSILAKRWRNLLAFVPSLTINDSEFLHPEEGKQDRQEIIQSFTDFVDSVLKLQGNSSPLNKLSLKCVTVADKYRLDGWISNALGRGVSDLALKIIIDDKVDNYQLSPKCFECCSTLVRLKIARGIDISLVGGGGGVSLPLLKTLVLDSVWVRSKQFEALLHALPSLEELLLSNVTWRDGEVTVSSASLKTLTIKSSDWLSTLSFDTPSLLRFKYSGSIVTNFKVVVDMGDLVDAQIFFDESHNSIMQLREPDDELFLYQKAIEYTSVWNLFHGIRNVQNLYLFPTTLELLFTCSKSFYRKLPGFKNLKSLAVKSDKDCGWQAMPLLLRKCPRLETLVLEGLMHDVTSMCGDFCDCIPRERKGCSLGCCRVKLMKIYGFRGTVKEMSMIKHFLYYLPPCLEEMRVYVEENNSPTTELENREVYKSVLEMFQLCSKRSRCNVKLMGLKSKTIS
- the LOC108829576 gene encoding uncharacterized protein LOC108829576 isoform X1; this translates as MAETLWIPRLLLITLVVLIPFRVHSQCEFRFSRRNKVFDFNLASSIKNHPHGALSEDGFYRVEANSTVLWFQLCDMLIFNHDSPRCVGCQDCGGPSHCGTSCSALLSENVRGYDVCSSLGHPSSSKVDIIDKEDPGKGVIVKMLGGSGNPNCSLSVSVICQKYKVDGPLTLTKSGVCHYATEMRHPSGCAVAISGHGSGWGWFGTLLIIILCLFGAYLLGGSLYRYFSLGIRGIEVIPNSDFWVTVPHRIQSCFGSLFQRFGGSSHGHQQASYSRVN
- the LOC108829576 gene encoding uncharacterized protein LOC108829576 isoform X2, whose product is MVSGCLLHQLCDMLIFNHDSPRCVGCQDCGGPSHCGTSCSALLSENVRGYDVCSSLGHPSSSKVDIIDKEDPGKGVIVKMLGGSGNPNCSLSVSVICQKYKVDGPLTLTKSGVCHYATEMRHPSGCAVAISGHGSGWGWFGTLLIIILCLFGAYLLGGSLYRYFSLGIRGIEVIPNSDFWVTVPHRIQSCFGSLFQRFGGSSHGHQQASYSRVN